A segment of the Candidatus Methylomirabilota bacterium genome:
AACGACGGCGGCTGGGGGATGATCCGGACGATCCAGGAGAGCTTCTACGGCCGGGAGCGGCTGGTCGGCACCTCGCTCCCCTTCACCCGCTACGACCGCGTCGTCGAGGCGCTCGGCGGCGCCGGGGAGACGATCGAGGACCCGACGCGTCTCCGGCCTGCGCTCGAGCGAGCCCTGGCCTCCGGCCGCGTCAGCTGCCTCAACGTGATCCTCGATCCGGGCGCCTATCGTCGCGAGGGCGGCGGCAGTCTCGCCATCTGAATGACCCCCGCGGCGCTGGCGCTCGTGATCGGCGCCGCCTGTCTCCACTCGCTGTGGAATGCCCTGGCCAAGCGCGCCGGCGCGCCGCTGCTGTTTCTGTGGTCGTCGCTGTCGGCCGCCTCCGTCCTCCTCTCGCCGGTCGCGCTCTGGCTGCTGGGGCGCGACGGGGTGCCGAGCGCGGCTATTCCGTTCCTCGCTGCCACCACGCTGCTCCATGTCGTCTACTTCTACGCGCTGGGGCGCTCCTACCGGTTCGGCGAGTTCTCGCGAGTGTATCCGATCGCGCGCGGGCTTGGCGTGGCGCTGGTCCCTGTCATCGCGCTGGTGGTCTTCGACGAGCGTCTCTCCGTCCTCGGCGTGACCGGAATCGGCCTGGTCGTCGCCGGGATCGTGGGCATTCAGCAGCTGCCGGGTGCGTCGGTGTCGGGGGCGGCGCGCCCCCTCCGGCTCGGACCCGGCACGGCGTGGGCCATGCTGACGGGGCTGA
Coding sequences within it:
- a CDS encoding DMT family transporter, whose amino-acid sequence is MTPAALALVIGAACLHSLWNALAKRAGAPLLFLWSSLSAASVLLSPVALWLLGRDGVPSAAIPFLAATTLLHVVYFYALGRSYRFGEFSRVYPIARGLGVALVPVIALVVFDERLSVLGVTGIGLVVAGIVGIQQLPGASVSGAARPLRLGPGTAWAMLTGLTIAAYSLVDKAGVARLHPVPYITLLGFGTSALLAPVALRDRAALRREWALNWRQLVAASAMNLTAYLLVLFAFRLAKVSYVVAGRELSIVLSAFIGSIWFGEGRLGPRLAGAGLVLAGVVCVALAR